A stretch of the Streptococcus suis genome encodes the following:
- a CDS encoding LacI family DNA-binding transcriptional regulator has protein sequence MVTIKDIAKQAHLSSATISRVLKGDLTLSVSQETRDRIFHTAQELGYTKHIKKQAPQQKGTIGIVQWYTESEELADLYYYSIRASIEQTASLLGYQIIRSFNDLTNPLLQGLDGIIAVGKFSSGQIAELASLSPKLIFVDSDTLTEGFSCVTTDFEHSVQTVIDHFRSQGLTDIGLLVGQEETKDGHQLPTDPRLTAFRTYLVSLGMLQEDYIYQGKFSTQSGYELMSQAISDLGDQLPPAFFMANDTLAVGALRALQERQIAVPERVQLITFNDTAITRQVYPALSSISVFTDEMGQEAMQLLDRIITSPAPHHPRKIKLGTQLVIRESSY, from the coding sequence ATGGTTACAATCAAAGACATAGCAAAACAAGCCCACCTTTCCTCTGCCACCATTTCCCGCGTACTCAAGGGAGACCTGACCCTATCCGTCAGCCAAGAAACCCGCGACCGCATTTTCCACACGGCACAGGAATTGGGCTACACCAAGCACATTAAAAAGCAAGCACCTCAACAAAAAGGCACCATCGGTATTGTCCAGTGGTACACTGAGAGCGAAGAGCTGGCTGACCTCTACTACTATTCCATCCGTGCTAGCATCGAGCAGACCGCCAGCCTTCTCGGCTATCAAATCATCCGCTCCTTCAACGACTTGACCAATCCCCTCCTTCAAGGATTGGACGGCATCATCGCAGTTGGTAAATTTTCTTCTGGGCAAATAGCAGAGCTGGCCAGCCTATCTCCCAAGCTGATTTTTGTGGACTCTGACACACTGACCGAGGGATTCTCCTGCGTCACGACTGACTTTGAACACTCTGTTCAGACAGTTATTGACCACTTCCGTTCACAAGGTCTGACTGATATTGGCCTCCTAGTCGGACAGGAAGAAACCAAAGACGGACACCAACTGCCAACAGATCCCCGCCTGACTGCCTTTCGGACCTATCTAGTCTCCTTGGGCATGCTCCAAGAAGACTACATCTACCAAGGGAAATTCTCCACCCAGTCAGGCTATGAGCTGATGAGCCAGGCTATTTCCGATCTGGGCGATCAACTGCCCCCAGCCTTCTTCATGGCAAATGACACTCTAGCTGTCGGTGCCCTTCGAGCCCTTCAAGAGCGTCAAATCGCAGTGCCAGAACGGGTCCAGCTCATCACCTTTAATGATACAGCCATCACGCGCCAGGTCTATCCAGCCCTATCTTCTATCAGTGTCTTTACTGACGAAATGGGGCAGGAGGCCATGCAGCTGCTGGACCGTATCATAACAAGTCCAGCGCCCCACCATCCCCGTAAGATTAAACTAGGTACCCAGCTGGTTATACGGGAGAGTTCATACTAA